TCCAGGGACAATGGCGCGGCATACGGGGATTTCCAGGTTGGCGCGGGTCATGTCCGCATAATGGGGGGAAAGGTTGTTGGCTACAAGGGTCTGTTCCAACACCTGGAGATCGCCTGCGGCGCTGCCGGTGGAAAGATCGGGAAGGTCTTCCACTCGTCGTTCCGGCAGGTTCGCGGGCGTGGGAGCGCTGGCCGGGCCAGGCAGGGGATACGGTGTTTCCGTGAGTGCGGAAACAAGAGCCCGGGGACCGCTGAGTCCGCAGCCCAGCCCCTTGTTCACGTCACCGCGCAGCCCCGTAACAAAGGATCGGTAGCATGGAACACCGAGTTCCGTGGTCACGTCCTGGAACCAGACATGGATGCCGTGTTCTTCCAGTCGGTCCAGATGTGTCCGCAACTCTGGATCATCCGTGCGGATACGGAAGCAGTGGTGCAGGTTCAGGGGGTGTACCGCGTCCGCGTCTCGTTCCAGCACTTCGCACAGAGCCGAGAGCCGGGCTTCTTCCGTGGTATTGCCCGAGGCGAGTCCTGTGGATCCCAGTGCGCCGAATAAATTTTGTTCATCTACATTACAGAAAAGATAGGCCAGCTGTGCCGGAACCAGGGCCGGTTCCACTCCATGGAGCGAAACCCGTTCCGCCGCCATCCAGTGGAGCTGCTGTCCCTGATACGGTACTTCCGAGCGCAACGCCATGAGATCCAGGGCACCTTGCTCCCGCAGGTCGTCCAAGGTTCCGCGAACAAGAGCGCCGTTGCCACGCAGGCCGTCAATGCCGTTTTTTCCGATGGAGGCATAGGACGAAAAGCGTTCCGCCACTTCCATGGCGTAGGAAGCTCGTGCTGCTTCTTCTGTCATTCCGCGTCCATAGCTCGTTTGCAGTCCCTTGAAAGAGTGCTCGTTGCGTCCATTGCGAACGACGATGCGAAATCCCCAATGCCGTAGGCGGGCAAAGGGGCTGAGGCAGGCTTTGTGTTGCATTTCCGGGGTGGCAAAAGCGCCGGCGTTTTGGAGTCGCCGGAGCGCATTGAGCGCGGTCTCTAGGGCGGGTTGCCGTTCCTGGGCCGGAGGGAGCGTGTCGGTCAGCCTGCGGCGAATATCTTGGGCGGCAGTCCAGGAAAGGACGGCCCGGAGTTCCTCTTCATCGTATGGAAGGTCCAGTCCTTCGTGGTCGGGACCGGCGCGATCCGGTGCAGGGAGCGGCGCGTGGGTGTCGGCGTTGGCCGCAAAATGGCGGGACCAGGCAACGTGCTGTTCTCGTTGGGGCATCAGGTGCCAACGCAACAAAATGCCCGGAGTGTTGCGGGCGGCCATAGTCATATCCAGCCCATCCAGGCTGGGGCGAAGTTTTTCCAGGCGTTGGTGAGAAAGGCAGGCTTCGCCGAGCAGGGCGGAGAGCACCGGATCTTTGCGCTGATCCTGCAATACGGTGGAGAGAAATTGTTCTACCTTGCGTGTGCGCAGTTTGCCGAGCTGCTCCACGGCAAAGCGGTGCATGAAATCATCGTAGGGTGCGGCACGCATATGGTCCAGTATTTGGTTCAGGCTCAAGTTCGGGGCGGGCAGAGCCGCAAAGCAGCCGACTCCGGCCACGGTGTCCATCAGTTTCAATTCGTATTGCATGGGACGTCCTTTGGTCTTGCCGTTGTATCCTGGTCAGGCCGGAAGCCCGTCGTTGACGCGGGCCTTGTAGTCGCGCAACCGCTGGCGCAGGTATTGGGCCGCTTCCAGGGCCGCGCCCTGCCGGGCTGGAAATTCCAACTCCCTACCTCCCATGGTATGGAACCGCAGGGTGCCGTTTTCCAGTTCCACCATGTCGATGTCGCTGTAGTATATTTCCACGCAGCCGAGGTCCGTTGTTTCGAAGGTGGGCGGCAGGGTTTCTAGGGGGGGGAACAAACGGCCTTCCCGAGTGGCCATAACCGCGTAGTCGCGTTTGGGGGCAAGCACGGTCAGTCGGAAGGTATCGGGCAGGTCGCGTACCAGTCGAATGTCGATACTGCCTGAGCGTTCTGTCAGGATGAAATGATGCTCCCCGCTGTGGATGCCGCAGGCCAGGAGGTTGGTCTCCGTGAGTTGTTCTTGCAGGTCTTCCTCCAGAGAGGGCAGATAATGCCGGATGATCGAGGTGCCGCGCCAATGGGCCAGAGGGAGCAGAATAACGAGGAGCGCCAAGGGCCACCACGCCAGTCCGGCGAGTCCTAAAACCGGTATCGCACAGATCTCAAGATTTGGTCGTCGACAAAAGTCCACGAGCAGACGTTCCAGGGGGGACATGGCGCACTCCTCTTCGCGTGAGTTTGTGTTCACGGGAATGTCGCACCCAAAAAGGGGATCAGGCGGTTTCGTCCAGTACTTTTGCCGCGATGGGAGCCAGCGCCCGGGCCATGTTGCGAACACCTTGCTCGTTGGGGTGCAGTTGGTCGATGAGGGTGTTGTCCGGATCGTGGAGGTAGGTTCCCAAAAGGTCGGGCAGGAGCGGGATGGCATACCGCCGGGCCAACTCCGGAAACACGGCATCGAACTGCTTCTTGTATTCATCCCCAAATTCCGGGAAGCAGGCAACTCCGGCCAGGATCGGCGCAATGTTGCAGGCCTTCAGGCCGTCGAGCATGGCGGCAAGGTTTGCTTCGGTTTCGCCCGGCTCGGTGCCGAGGAAGAAGTCGTTGGCGCCGAAAGCAACGATGCAGACGCATGGCTTGAGCTTGAGTACGGGTTTGATGCGGCGCAGACCGTCTTCCGATGTTTCCCCGGAAACCCCCATGTTGCGACAGGTTACGTCGTATCCTTGTTCTCGAAGCAGCCCCTCCAGCACAGCGGGAAGGGCGTGCTTGGTTACCAATCCGAAGCCTTCGGTGAGGCTGTCGCCGAAACAGGCGATGGTGCGGGCGGACGCCATGTCAGCCCCCCGTGACCCAGCGGGTCAGTCCTGCGGATTCGTCCTTCCAGTCCGGACCGAGCCGTAGCTTCAGAAACCGGGCAAAGGAGGCGTCGAGCATTTCAAGGCATTCTTCGATGAGATACATTTTTTCCAGGAACGCACCGTCCGGGTCTTCATCATCGTTACTTTTCGTCTCGATTTTCGGTGTCTTCAAGCCGCTGAAACCGAAATCCTCGGCCTTGACCGAAATCATCCAGGTTTCTCCGTCCCGTTCCATGCGAAGTTGCGCTTTGTTGACCTTTTTCCCGATACGCAGACCGCTGAGGGCTTCCGTAAGTTCTCCCAGAGGGCTGGAAACCGTGGCTGTGGCCAGGTTTTCGCCTTCGCCGCCCTGCACGGAGATGCGTTGCTCAAGGTTGATGCTGAAACCCCGGCCGTCTTTTGTCTGAAAGGTGCCGCCGGTTGTTTCGGAGTAGAACCAGAGCCAGGTCAGAAACTCCTGACCGATAAGGCGATTTTCGCGTTCCACAAGTTGCAAGTCCATGGCGATTCCTTAAATGAAAATGGAGGGTTCGAGATTTTCAAGAGTCTTGGCCGCGTCTTCGCCCAATTGGTCCATGGCCAGGAAAAACGGGGTTAGCGGTTCCAGGCGAAGTTCGAAGGTGTTGTAAAAATGGTCTTCGAACAAGGCACAGGCTTTGGCGTTGGTGGTGTCCAGGTAGAGGCGGTGGGTCTGGGTGTTCCAGACCACGTCGAACACTGCCGGGATCGGCAGTGAGCGGGCACGCAGCCGCAGCATAACCTGCTCTTTGATTTCCTGTTTGCGGGCCCGGGAAATGAAGTTTTTCCCCTGCTCCTTGGCCTGGGCCATTTCCTTTTTCAGTGCAATCTGAAGGTGTTTTTTGAACACGGCAGGCTGGACTCTTCTGGTTTCCAGCCGCAGCGTAAAGGTCATATAATGTCCTTTTTCCGGTGGCGATTGGTTCCAGTCCACGTCGAGCATGTCGTCGATATTGGTCCAGCCGAACGAACGCTCCTCGGCGGAATCGTCGATGTCCAGGAAATGATATTGCTTGAGCAGGCGCGGAACGTCGCGCAGCAACTCGTTGTTCACTTCGTCCATGATGCGGTATCGGGTCAGACCCGTACTGGCGGAAAGAATGCCCAAGTCGGCTCCTCCTTGTTTCGGAATGGTCAGGTATGGGTAGAATCAAATCGCGGCTGTGTAAAGTCCGGCATGCAGTCGAGTTTTTGTGTCCTGCCCTTGCCTTTCCTTGCGTGGCAACGTATTCCTGGCGCAACAATGAAACGGGGAGAGTTCATGACCCAAGGAGCTTACAAGACGTTGGCCCAATGGCTGGATGGGCGTATTGCGTCCCTGCGGGAGTTGGAAGAACAGGCTCGCGAGGTCATCGAGCAGCAGGGCGATCAGGCGGGCTATGAACGTTTGATGCGGGAAAAAGCCTTGTTGCTGGCTGACCTGGAAGAACAGGGACGGGACATCTTGAAGGAAGCCGGCGGACCCGAGGCCGACAAGCTGCGACAACGCTTGGCGGCTTTTTCTGCTGGCGCCTCCATGGCGTTGGAAGTCGGCAGTGTTTTTTTTATGTCGGCTCTTTTGTACCCGGAGGACCACCAGCCTGGTCAGCCCAATGACCTGGAACGGTTTGCAGAATTTGCGCATCAACTGGCAGGCTCCCGCTGAGGGGAGGCCTGTGTAGTTTCTTGGAGGGAAGGGCAAATGTCGAGCGGCAATGCGGAACAGACCAGGCGGATTTTACTTGCCGAGGATAGTGCCGACAACGTCCTGATTATACAATTGTATCTTAAGAACCATCCGTATGTGATCGACGTGGCGGAAAATGGCCGGGATGCCGTGCAGATGTTCGGTGAAAGAGCGTATGATCTGGTATTGATGGACATCCAGATGCCCGGCATGGACGGATACGAGGCCACGGAACGCATTCGCGAACTGGAACAGAAAAAGGGAAACGAGTCCGTACCCATTATCGCTGTAACCGCGCACGCCTCTGAGGAAATTCGTCGCCGCGTGCTGGACTGCGGTGGCGATGCATACATCACCAAGCCGGTGCCCAAGGCTCGGTTGGTGGAGGCGATCCAAACCGCTCTGGAGAGCCGTCAGGAAGCGGGACAGGAAACCAATTCTTCTTCTTGAAGGGGAACGTTGGCTCAAGGATGCGTGGCAGGGGAAGCGGAAGCTTTTTTTTGGCGCTGCTGCTTCTGTGCTTCAAGGACGAGCTGGGCTACTGCAGCTTCCTGGTGGCGGTCCAACTCTTCAAATGCCCCTCCAAGAATGCCCTGTTCGTGGCGTACAACCCGAAGAATCACCCCTTTGAGCAGGGCTTTCCCCTCAATTCCAAGAACCAGGTGAAGCCGCGTGCCGGCTTTGATGCGTTTTCCCGTATGCCGCAATCCCAGTCCTGTGGCGCTTATGTCGTGGACGCGAACAGTCTTTTGCAGCTCTTTGATGCGGCAGAGCAGGCCGTCATAACGGACTCGGAAACAATGACGCCGCTCGGGTCTGCCGTCAGGGCGTTGTGCGGGAAGCGAGACGTCAAGCGAGGAATCGGGGGGAGTGTCCGCTGTATCCGTCTGCGCGGAGGGAGGCGTTGCGGAAGCTGCGGGACCGGAAGAGGATTCACCCGGCAGATAAATGGCGTATTCGCCCGCCGGGTTCTTCTTTTTGGGAGACCGAGAAGAGCCGGAGCGGGATTCGTTTTCGCCTGGATGAAGTTTTCCCAACAGTTTCTTTATGTTCATGGCAAAATTGTTGGTTAATGTATTGCCGATCTGTATATTTCCTTTTTGCGTTTGAAGCAAGCCCTGTATTGGGCGGAAGCGGCAAATGATATTTTCACCCCTTGACTTTTTGTGGGAATCCGGCAAAAGAAATTACAAGATTTTCGTAGGAAACAGGGAGGAAGGACTATGATCGGCGAACTTCTGCACGGTATGGCGCAGAGCACGACGCAAGGGTTTATCGGGGTTTCCCTGATTTTTGTCTATTTGGCATGGATCGTGAGCATTGCCATGATTCGCATCAAAGAGACCAAGCAGGAAGAGCATCACTAAGCAAAGTTTTTTGTAGACCGTTTTCGTGTGAGCGTGTCCACCGATTTGGTGCATGGCTACGAGAGCGGGTAGTAAGCATGAAAAGCCCCTGGGACGATGTCTGGGGGCTTTTCATTTGGCGTGGTTTTTCGGCCGTTGGCCTGGTCATCCGGGGAAAGGGTTAGTATCGGCTGGCAACGCCTTCTTCTACGTCGCGGATGACCTCCAGCAGGTATTGGCCGTAGGCATTCTTGAGCATGGGGGCAGCCAAGGTTCGCAATTGGTTTTCATCAATGTACCCCTTACGGTAGGCAATCTCTTCAATGCAGGAAATGATCAACCCTTGCCGTTTTTGGATCACGTCCACGTAGTTGGCGGCTTGAAGCAGGGAATCGTGGGTTCCCATGTCAAGCCACGCAAAGCCGCGGCCCATGGTCTCAACTCGGAGGTCGCCCCGTCTGAGGTAGAGGTTGTTCAGGTCCGTGATCTCCAGCTCACCGCGGGACGAAGGCTTTAGCTCCCGGGCCATCCCCACGACATCATTGTCATAAAAGTAGAGTCCCGTGACTGCGTATCGGGATTTAGGTTGTTCGGGCTTTTCTTCGATGCAGGTCACGGTTTTGTGTTTGTCGAAGGCAACCACGCCATACCGTTTGGGATCCTTGACCGGGTAGGCAAAGACGATGCCGCCCTTTTTAAGCCGGGCGCAGTCCTCCAAAATGGTCGGAAGCCCCTGCCCATAAAAAACGTTATCGCCGAGCACAAGGCAAACCGTATCATTCCCGATGAAATCTTCGCCAAGAAGGAAGGCCTGTGCCAATCCGTCCGGGCTGGGTTGCTCCACGTAGGATAGTGAAAGGCCGAGTTGGGAACCGTCGCCGAACAGTTCCCGGAAGCGAGGCAGATCCGTTGGGGTTGAAATGATCAGGATTTCACGAATCCCGGCCAGCATAAGCGTTGAAAGCGGGTAGTAGATCATGGGCTTGTCGTGCACCGGCAGGAGCTGTTTGCTCATGGCTCTGGTGAGAGGGTAGAGCCGCGTACCGGAGCCTCCGGCCAGGATGATGCCTTTCATGATGGACCTCGCTTTTGATTTACTTGAACAGCGCCTTACGATAACACCCAAACCCAACGGGCGCGAATATGACGCGGGTTGAATGGAATTGCAACCTGGATGCGCCGCACACCGCAGGGAGATTTGAAATGCGATTTGTTTACCATTCCGGCGGACCAGGTTCCTTTATCGCCTTTTTCTTGTTTGTAGCGTTGTTGTTCCTGCTGTTCGTGGTTTTACCCGCCAACATCGCGGCACATGCCGCCGAAGGACTGGGGCTGACTCCACTCCAGGGGATTGTGTTGTTGGTGGCCATGGTTCTGACCCGGGGGCTGGAGTTCACTGTATACCGGAGTGAGCGTCTGGTGCGGGAAGTGATCCGTCCGGAAACACCTTTTGCGGAATTGTTGCGCACGCGGGGCATGGCCGGTGCGGAGAGCATCTACGGAGAGGAATTGGTCCCTCAAACCTTCGCGGTGGCTTTGGGTGGGTTGATTTTACCCCTGGTAATGAGTGCTGTGTTTCTGTTTCGGGTGGCGCACCTGCCGAATGCTCTGGCTTGGGCTGGGCTGGCCGTTGTTGTGTCCTCGGCGGTCTGTTTTGCAGCCACCACCTATCGCGGAGGAATGCCCCCGAAATTGCCTGTATTTTTGCCGCCGGTCTGTGCGGGGTTGACCGCGGTCATGCTGCCCCACGCGGAGTTTACAGCGGCAGCGTCCTTTGCCGCTGCCGTGTTCGGTCCGATCGTGGGGAACGGATTCTTGCCGCTGGCCGTGCCGCGAATGCGCGGGAGGGTGGATACGCCGTACTTGGTCTTCGGCGGACCACAGGTCTTTTGGGGCATCTTTTTTGGTTGCGTGGTGGCTGGGCTTGTGGCGTGACGGGGCAGGGAGTTATGTGTCTGAAAATCGGTATCAGCCGGTGTCTGCTGGGTGAACGTGTACGATATGATGGCGGTGAGCGTGGCGAGCCTGTGCTGGTGGAAGCAATGCAGCGCGCGGCCCGGTTGGTTCCCCTGTGTCCCGAGGTGGAGTGCGGGATGTCCATCCCTCGGGAGCCTGCGGAAATTGGGGGGAGCGTATTTTGCCCCACTTTCGTAGGGTTGCGTACCGGGCGGAATTATACCGTGCAACTGATGGAATGGGTGTTGCCCCGAATTGAGCGGTTCGTAAGGGAACCGGTGCATGGCATGGTTTTGAAAAGCAACTCTCCCAGTTGCGCCTGCGTCACTCCAAAGCCGATTTGGCATCCTGAAAACACTCCCGGGATGGGCTGGAGCCTGGGACTGTTCGCTCGCGCCTTTCAGGAGCGCTTCCCTCGTATTCCCATGGCAGATGAAGTGGTGTTGCAGCATCCCGGCAATCGAAATATTTTTTTGGAACGCGTAAGAAAGTATGCGGCATCCGTAGCAGAGGAGGCATGATGCCCACAACCAAGCATCAGGTGCAGCTTGAACATGCCGTCTCCAAGGGAGAGCGCGTCGAAATTGATTGGACGCACAAAGAATCCCTGCGGGCCGGTACATTGCTTTGCGACGACCATGGGCCAGTATTGCGGGCCGTGGGATTTCATTTGGAACCAGGAGAGCCGGAGCGTCCGGGCCGGGCGTTGCGTTTGTTTGCCGCGCAACGGGACTTGACCCCGGGGCTTTGGGAAGGTCTTCATGTTGAGCGTCGGGGGTGGTCTGTGGCCTGGGTTACGCTCAGCGACAAGGGCGCTCGCGGTGAGCGGATCGATACTGCAGGCCCGCTTGTGGGTGAAATGCTCGGGGAACATCTCGACGTTTCCCTTACGATGGGCTATCTTTTGCCGGACGATCAAAGTTCTTTGCAGTTATTGCTGATGGATCTGGCCTGGGGGCAGGGGGTAGACCTCATTGTGACCACAGGTGGAACCGGTGTGGCTCCTCGTGACGTGGCCCCGGACGCGACCCTGCGGGTTATTGAGAAGCGTCTGCCCGGAATGGAACGGGCAATGACGTCGGAAAGCCTCGCCAAAACCCCGCACGCCATGATTTCCCGAGCCGTAGCCGGTACGCTGGGGCTATCGCTGATTATAAATCTGCCGGGAAGTCCCAAGGCCGTACGGGAGTGTCTGGGCGTCGTGCTTCCGGCATTGCGGCATACATTGGAAAAACTCCACGGCGATCCTTCAGATTGTGGCGGAGCCTGACCTCAACGCTTTTTTTCACAAGGCTTGTCAGCAATCCAACATGGTGCTAAACGCCTGTTTCAATCACCCGATGTGGAGATACAACGGAACAAGAAAAATGCGTGAATACGGAGTAGATATGCACATACGGACGCTTGCCGTCAGTTTGGCCCTGTTGCTGGTTTCCTGCGGGGGGGTCTGGGCTCAGCAGAGTGATGCTGAATCAGCGCAAAGTGCGCCCCGGGTTTTTGACATGAAAGCCTGTGTGGAGCGCGGTCTGGAGGCCAACCCCGCGATTGTGGCGGCACGGGCCCAGCTTTCCGGAGCTGAATACGAAACCGGGTCCACGTTTACGGACATGCTGCCCTCCACCACTATGGGATACGGCTATACCCATAAGGATCGTGAACCCGCCACGGCAACAAGTGGCCGTCGCGATGTTTGGGCTTTTCATATTAATGTGTCGCAACCACTGTTTCCCGGTATCTCCCTTTTGAACGCCTTCCAGAAGGGCATGCTTCAGGAGGAACAGACCGAGGCGAAACTTGAGCAGGCGGAATTGACGCTTATCGGTGAGATTCAGACAACGTTTCTGGGGCTGCTTCAGGGACGTATGGACGTGAAGAGCGCCGAGGATTCCGTGGAACGGCTCAAGTCGCAGCTGGAAGTGACCACGGCTTACTATGACGTTGGGCTTAAGCCGCGTCTCGACGTGTTGCAGGCTGAAACGGACCTGGCGTCCGCTGAACAGGAGTTGGTGAAAGCCCGTAACCGTGTGGCCACTCGCGAAGCCAAGCTGAATACGTTGCTGAATCTGCCGTTGGAGGCGGATGTGGAGTACGTGGGAGAACTGGACGAGCGGCCTTTTGCCATGGAACTCAAGCAGGCGTTGACCAGAGCCTACTCCAAACGGCCGGATATCCGTATCGGCGAGAAGAGTGTGGCTATCGCCCGTAAGGATTTTAATATTGCGGCCAGCGATTTCTTACCTTCCGTTGATGCCGAGTGGGATTACTACAAGAAGGGCAACGGCATGGATCTGGAAGAAAATGCCGCGCAGTGGAGCCACTCTGGTCAGGAGTATTGGACCGCGGGTGTCAACATGTCCTACTCTCTGGGGGCTGGAGGCGCTACCCAGGTTCTGGATGCGCTCAAGGCCGATGAAAATGTCGCCCAGATTATGGCTGAATTGGAAAAGGTCAAGCTTGACGCCGGGTACGAGGTCAAGGAAGCGCTTTTGAATATTGTCGAAGCGCGGGATCGTATCGAGGTGGCGCATAAGTCCGTTGCCGCAGCCACGGAATCCTATCGTATGGCTTTGGCCCGGTATCAGGCCCAGGTGGGTACGAATACGGATGTCCTTGATGCACAGGCCAA
The sequence above is drawn from the Paucidesulfovibrio gracilis DSM 16080 genome and encodes:
- the rfbA gene encoding glucose-1-phosphate thymidylyltransferase RfbA — its product is MKGIILAGGSGTRLYPLTRAMSKQLLPVHDKPMIYYPLSTLMLAGIREILIISTPTDLPRFRELFGDGSQLGLSLSYVEQPSPDGLAQAFLLGEDFIGNDTVCLVLGDNVFYGQGLPTILEDCARLKKGGIVFAYPVKDPKRYGVVAFDKHKTVTCIEEKPEQPKSRYAVTGLYFYDNDVVGMARELKPSSRGELEITDLNNLYLRRGDLRVETMGRGFAWLDMGTHDSLLQAANYVDVIQKRQGLIISCIEEIAYRKGYIDENQLRTLAAPMLKNAYGQYLLEVIRDVEEGVASRY
- a CDS encoding DUF523 domain-containing protein, with protein sequence MCLKIGISRCLLGERVRYDGGERGEPVLVEAMQRAARLVPLCPEVECGMSIPREPAEIGGSVFCPTFVGLRTGRNYTVQLMEWVLPRIERFVREPVHGMVLKSNSPSCACVTPKPIWHPENTPGMGWSLGLFARAFQERFPRIPMADEVVLQHPGNRNIFLERVRKYAASVAEEA
- a CDS encoding YcaO-like family protein, which produces MQYELKLMDTVAGVGCFAALPAPNLSLNQILDHMRAAPYDDFMHRFAVEQLGKLRTRKVEQFLSTVLQDQRKDPVLSALLGEACLSHQRLEKLRPSLDGLDMTMAARNTPGILLRWHLMPQREQHVAWSRHFAANADTHAPLPAPDRAGPDHEGLDLPYDEEELRAVLSWTAAQDIRRRLTDTLPPAQERQPALETALNALRRLQNAGAFATPEMQHKACLSPFARLRHWGFRIVVRNGRNEHSFKGLQTSYGRGMTEEAARASYAMEVAERFSSYASIGKNGIDGLRGNGALVRGTLDDLREQGALDLMALRSEVPYQGQQLHWMAAERVSLHGVEPALVPAQLAYLFCNVDEQNLFGALGSTGLASGNTTEEARLSALCEVLERDADAVHPLNLHHCFRIRTDDPELRTHLDRLEEHGIHVWFQDVTTELGVPCYRSFVTGLRGDVNKGLGCGLSGPRALVSALTETPYPLPGPASAPTPANLPERRVEDLPDLSTGSAAGDLQVLEQTLVANNLSPHYADMTRANLEIPVCRAIVPGLELLNEFDVFSNLCPRLFRNYLLLLKDESSQLSA
- a CDS encoding TolC family protein codes for the protein MHIRTLAVSLALLLVSCGGVWAQQSDAESAQSAPRVFDMKACVERGLEANPAIVAARAQLSGAEYETGSTFTDMLPSTTMGYGYTHKDREPATATSGRRDVWAFHINVSQPLFPGISLLNAFQKGMLQEEQTEAKLEQAELTLIGEIQTTFLGLLQGRMDVKSAEDSVERLKSQLEVTTAYYDVGLKPRLDVLQAETDLASAEQELVKARNRVATREAKLNTLLNLPLEADVEYVGELDERPFAMELKQALTRAYSKRPDIRIGEKSVAIARKDFNIAASDFLPSVDAEWDYYKKGNGMDLEENAAQWSHSGQEYWTAGVNMSYSLGAGGATQVLDALKADENVAQIMAELEKVKLDAGYEVKEALLNIVEARDRIEVAHKSVAAATESYRMALARYQAQVGTNTDVLDAQANVSSSEAELIQALADYQTALSTLYIAMGEKNPGLVTE
- a CDS encoding response regulator produces the protein MSSGNAEQTRRILLAEDSADNVLIIQLYLKNHPYVIDVAENGRDAVQMFGERAYDLVLMDIQMPGMDGYEATERIRELEQKKGNESVPIIAVTAHASEEIRRRVLDCGGDAYITKPVPKARLVEAIQTALESRQEAGQETNSSS
- a CDS encoding PilZ domain-containing protein codes for the protein MNIKKLLGKLHPGENESRSGSSRSPKKKNPAGEYAIYLPGESSSGPAASATPPSAQTDTADTPPDSSLDVSLPAQRPDGRPERRHCFRVRYDGLLCRIKELQKTVRVHDISATGLGLRHTGKRIKAGTRLHLVLGIEGKALLKGVILRVVRHEQGILGGAFEELDRHQEAAVAQLVLEAQKQQRQKKASASPATHP
- the rdgC gene encoding recombination-associated protein RdgC, with product MGILSASTGLTRYRIMDEVNNELLRDVPRLLKQYHFLDIDDSAEERSFGWTNIDDMLDVDWNQSPPEKGHYMTFTLRLETRRVQPAVFKKHLQIALKKEMAQAKEQGKNFISRARKQEIKEQVMLRLRARSLPIPAVFDVVWNTQTHRLYLDTTNAKACALFEDHFYNTFELRLEPLTPFFLAMDQLGEDAAKTLENLEPSIFI
- a CDS encoding arylesterase, which translates into the protein MASARTIACFGDSLTEGFGLVTKHALPAVLEGLLREQGYDVTCRNMGVSGETSEDGLRRIKPVLKLKPCVCIVAFGANDFFLGTEPGETEANLAAMLDGLKACNIAPILAGVACFPEFGDEYKKQFDAVFPELARRYAIPLLPDLLGTYLHDPDNTLIDQLHPNEQGVRNMARALAPIAAKVLDETA
- a CDS encoding MogA/MoaB family molybdenum cofactor biosynthesis protein gives rise to the protein MPTTKHQVQLEHAVSKGERVEIDWTHKESLRAGTLLCDDHGPVLRAVGFHLEPGEPERPGRALRLFAAQRDLTPGLWEGLHVERRGWSVAWVTLSDKGARGERIDTAGPLVGEMLGEHLDVSLTMGYLLPDDQSSLQLLLMDLAWGQGVDLIVTTGGTGVAPRDVAPDATLRVIEKRLPGMERAMTSESLAKTPHAMISRAVAGTLGLSLIINLPGSPKAVRECLGVVLPALRHTLEKLHGDPSDCGGA
- a CDS encoding DUF1614 domain-containing protein, producing the protein MRFVYHSGGPGSFIAFFLFVALLFLLFVVLPANIAAHAAEGLGLTPLQGIVLLVAMVLTRGLEFTVYRSERLVREVIRPETPFAELLRTRGMAGAESIYGEELVPQTFAVALGGLILPLVMSAVFLFRVAHLPNALAWAGLAVVVSSAVCFAATTYRGGMPPKLPVFLPPVCAGLTAVMLPHAEFTAAASFAAAVFGPIVGNGFLPLAVPRMRGRVDTPYLVFGGPQVFWGIFFGCVVAGLVA